The following are from one region of the Salvia hispanica cultivar TCC Black 2014 chromosome 1, UniMelb_Shisp_WGS_1.0, whole genome shotgun sequence genome:
- the LOC125201556 gene encoding coronatine-insensitive protein 1-like, whose translation MTTQPRIPSFGDGDGDGTVWECVLPYARDRGAVSLVCKRWYEIDAITRKHVTIALCYTATPQQLSRRFPQLESLKIKGKPRAAMFNLIGEDWGGYAAPWVQEVAGSFTRMKALHFRRMIVSDSDLKLLATSAAGVALEVLKLDRCSGFSTDGLLHIGRNCRNLRTLYIEESMITELDGEWLHHLASNNTVLEHLNFFMTDLKRVRSEDIDLLARRCPSLTSVKISDCDISKLVEFFRNAASLEEFAGGSVTEPPAQNGEEVAPSEQLERYGSISFPPKLCRLGLTYLGRAELPILYPIAAKLKKLDLLYAMLDTEGHCQILQTCPNLEVLEARNVLGDRGLEVLSRCCKSMKRLRIERGADEQDMEDVEGVVSQRGLIALAQGCLELEYIAVYVSDITNAALECMATHSKNLCDFRLVLLDREENITDLPLDNGVRALLTGCDKLIRFALYLRKGGLTDVGLGYIGQYSPKVTWMLLGYVGESDAGLLEFSKGCPSLQKLEMRGCCFSERALATAALRLTALRYLWVQGYSASSDGRDLLAMVRPNWNIELIPATRHIVHDAERQRLVIVEDPAHILAYYSLAGQRTDFPSTVRPLEASASRDP comes from the exons ATGACCACCCAGCCAAGAATCCCTAGCttcggcgacggcgacggcgacggcacCGTCTGGGAGTGCGTCCTCCCCTACGCGCGCGACCGCGGCGCCGTCTCGCTCGTCTGCAAGCGCTGGTACGAGATCGACGCCATCACCCGCAAGCACGTCACCATCGCCCTCTGCTACACCGCCACTCCCCAGCAGCTCTCGCGCCGCTTCCCGCAGCTCGAGTCGCTCAAGATCAAGGGCAAGCCGCGCGCCGCCATGTTCAACCTCATCGGCGAGGACTGGGGCGGCTACGCGGCCCCCTGGGTGCAGGAGGTCGCCGGATCCTTCACCAGGATGAAGGCGCTCCACTTCCGCCGCATGATTGTCTCCGATTCCGACCTCAAGCTGCTCGCCACGTCCGCCGCCGGCGTCGCGCTCGAGGTTTTGAAGCTCGATCGCTGCTCCGGCTTCAGCACCGACGGCCTCTTGCATATAGGGCGCAATTGCAG GAATCTGAGAACTTTATACATAGAAGAGAGCATGATAACCGAGCTAGACGGGGAGTGGCTGCATCACCTTGCTTCGAACAATACCGTTCTCGAACACCTAAACTTCTTCATGACTGATCTCAAGAGAGTTAGATCCGAAGACATTGACTTGCTAGCGAGGAGATGCCCGTCTCTGACCTCTGTGAAAATTAGCGACTGTGATATTTCGAAACTAGTTGAGTTTTTCAGAAACGCTGCTTCATTGGAAGAGTTTGCTGGCGGCTCGGTAACTGAGCCTCCGGCTCAGAATGGCGAAGAAGTTGCTCCTTCTGAGCAGTTGGAAAGGTATGGTTCGATTTCGTTCCCCCCAAAATTGTGCCGTTTGGGGCTTACCTATTTGGGTAGAGCAGAGCTGCCGATTTTGTATCCTATTGCTGCAAAGCTTAAAAAGTTGGATCTTCTTTATGCCATGCTCGACACCGAAGGCCACTGTCAGATACTACAAACATGTCCTAATTTGGAAGTTCTCGAG GCAAGAAATGTTCTTGGAGATAGGGGTTTGGAGGTTCTTTCTCGATGCTGTAAAAGCATGAAAAGGCTTAGGATCGAGCGGGGAGCTGACGAGCAAGATATGGAAGATGTCGAAGGCGTGGTCTCACAGAGAGGGCTAATCGCTTTGGCTCAAGGATGCCTTGAACTGGAATACATAGCCGTATACGTCTCGGATATTACAAACGCAGCGTTGGAATGCATGGCTACTCACTCAAAAAATCTATGCGACTTCCGGCTGGTCTTACTCGACAGAGAGGAGAACATAACTGATTTGCCTCTCGACAATGGAGTTCGAGCTCTATTAACAGGTTGCGATAAACTCATTAGGTTTGCTCTGTATCTCCGCAAAGGGGGGTTGACAGACGTAGGCCTCGGTTACATCGGGCAGTACAGTCCTAAAGTGACATGGATGCTTCTCGGTTACGTTGGGGAGTCCGATGCAGGCCTTCTGGAATTCTCCAAGGGCTGCCCGAGCCTCCAAAAGCTCGAAATGAGAGGCTGTTGTTTCAGCGAACGAGCACTAGCTACAGCTGCTCTCCGGTTGACTGCTCTCAGATACCTGTGGGTGCAAGGGTACAGTGCTTCTAGCGATGGCCGGGATCTCTTAGCTATGGTGAGGCCGAACTGGAACATCGAGCTGATACCAGCTACGCGGCACATTGTTCACGATGCAGAGAGACAGCGTCTAGTGATCGTCGAGGACCCTGCTCACATTCTCGCATACTACTCCCTTGCGGGGCAAAGAACCGATTTCCCGAGCACCGTCCGCCCTCTGGAAGCTAGCGCCTCCCGTGACCCGTAG
- the LOC125213003 gene encoding zinc finger MYM-type protein 1-like has product MEKYLKRCRSASSSSSNVTTGFEIVEIKPRGEVKLNLDEIVSDPGLRKPVDEFDVNVRDEVRREYMARGPCQLVGYTYPRSTFGIHDRSFQEVWYRKFPWLEYSESKDAAFCFWCYLFKQSEKGGRYAVDAFTKTGFCNWKRALEKFSAHVGAVNSCHNNARIQFEAFQDQIHSTNMLESFSREMNAICRARLTTLLDVTRFILKQGWPFYGVEEFDFSMNRGNFVELLDFFIQNNPGITKVLDLSAPENSQMMTLETQKQFVHACASEITLAIVGDIGDKVFTLLVDGFWDIIIDEHIGIFVRYVNDEGCVIERLLEIMQPPYCKSDFLKGVIDALFAKHGLSFSKLRGLGFNGGSGFRREFSKLKSVILQENPYAMYSHCFSCQLQLIIFALGKEQRLIVCQVFDAISMIVNTIGAVVKMPDELKQAEHERLVKELDGEEADGEDQDTRWGSYYLTLLRLCSSWPSIEQVLINVSDHSTCSDTRLNAYHMIEKIDNHEFVFLLHLMRDLLGITHELSLVLQEKEKNIIQALSLISSVKYQLQRYREDNWEIILDQVNKFCELNQVPLIDMDGDTSRPGKRQFEPVVSNHHHYHVRVFCQIVDSVIQEINELFSDDRIEVLRCIACLDPRNSFSQFNVDQLMHFASLYKEDFSADDYLFLPQQLSNFVANMRHDSEFSEISSLARLAMKMVETGKSSVFPLVYRLIELALVLPIATASVERAFSAMKTIRTHEVDERGEEWRNATLIAHIEHDVLSTVENEQILRHIQLG; this is encoded by the exons ATGGAGAAGTACCTAAAACGGTGTCGTAGCGCTTCATCTTCCTCTTCTAATGTAACAACCGGATTTGAAATAGTGGAAATCAAACCTAGAGGAGAGGTGAAATTGAACTTAGATGAAATCGTTAGTGATCCTGGATTGAGGAAGCCTGTTGATGAATTTGATGTGAATGTTCGGGATGAAGTTCGGAGAGAGTACATGGCCCGGGGGCCGTGCCAATTAGTCGGTTACACGTACCCGAGGAGCACGTTCGGCATCCACGATAGGAGTTTTCAGGAGGTCTGGTATCGAAAGTTTCCGTGGCTAGAGTATAGCGAGTCGAAAGACGCGGCGTTTTGTTTCTGGTGTTATCTTTTCAAGCAGTCGGAGAAGGGGGGCCGGTACGCAGTGGATGCTTTCACGAAAACGGGGTTTTGTAACTGGAAACGAGCGCTGGAGAAGTTCAGCGCGCATGTTGGGGCGGTGAATAGTTGTCACAATAACGCTAGGATTCAGTTTGAGGCTTTCCAGGATCAGATTCATAGTACGAATATGTTGGAGTCGTTTAGCCGGGAGATGAATGCTATTTGTCGTGCACGTTTGACTACGTTGTTGGATGTGACTCGTTTTATTTTGAAGCAAGGATGGCCTTTTTATGGAGTTGAGGAGTTTGATTTTTCGATGAATAGAGGTAATTTCGTTGAGTTGCTTGATTTTTTCATTCAGAATAATCCCGGTATCACTAAAGTGTTGGATCTTAGTGCTCCGGAGAATAGCCAAATGATGACCCTCGAAACTCAGAAACAATTCGTGCATGCTTGTGCTTCAGAGATCACACTTGCCATAGTCGGTGATATTGGAGACAAGGTTTTTACTCTCTTGGTTGACGGGTTTTGGGATATTATTATCGATGAGCACATTGGGATTTTTGTAAGATATGTGAACGATGAAGGATGTGTGATTGAGCGACTTCTTGAAATTATGCAACCACCCTATTGTAAATCCGATTTCTTAAAAGGTGTTATTGATGCTTTATTTGCAAAGCATGGTTTATCATTCTCGAAACTGAGAGGTCTAGGATTTAACGGGGGTTCAGGCTTTCGGCGTGAGTTTAGCAAGTTGAAATCCGTAATATTGCAAGAAAATCCATACGCGATGTATAGTCATTGCTTTTCTTGCCAACTCCAGTTGATTATTTTCGCTCTTGGCAAGGAACAACGTTTGATCGTTTGCCAGGTTTTCGACGCGATCTCCATGATAGTGAATACAATCGGAGCTGTGGTTAAAATGCCAGATGAACTGAAGCAGGCGGAGCACGAGAGGCTAGTTAAGGAATTAGATGGTGAAGAAGCGGATGGTGAAGATCAAGATACTCGCTGGGGTTCGTACTATCTGACATTGCTCCGTCTCTGTTCTTCGTGGCCTTCAATCGAACAAGTGTTGATCAATGTATCTGATCATTCAACTTGTTCGGATACTAGGTTGAATGCTTATCATATGATTGAAAAGATAGATAATCACGAATTTGTTTTTCTGTTGCACTTGATGAGAGATTTACTCGGAATCACACACGAGCTGTCGCTCGTCTTacaagaaaaggagaaaaatatcattcaaGCCTTGTCGTTGATAAGCAGCGTGAAATATCAGTTACAACGCTACAGGGAAGACAATTGGGAAATAATTTTGGACCAAGTGAATAAATTCTGTGAATTGAATCAGGTTCCGTTGATCGACATGGATGGCGATACATCACGGCCTGGTAAAAGGCAATTCGAACCAGTCGTCTCCAATCACCATCACTATCATGTCCGCGTCTTCTGTCAG ATTGTTGATTCGGTTATCCAAGAGATAAATGAGCTTTTCTCGGATGATCGCATTGAAGTACTTCGCTGCATAGCATGTCTTGATCCGAGGAATTCGTTTTCCCAATTCAACGTCGATCAACTCATGCACTTTGCTTCTCTGTACAAAGAGGACTTCTCCGCGGACGACTATTTATTCCTTCCTCAGCAGCTGAGCAATTTCGTCGCTAACATGAGGCACGATTCTGAATTCTCCGAAATCAGCAGCTTGGCACGCCTCGCCATGAAGATGGTTGAAACGGGTAAAAGTTCTGTTTTCCCATTGGTGTATCGTTTGATTGAGTTGGCGTTGGTTTTGCCAATCGCCACCGCGTCTGTTGAGAGAGCCTTTTCTGCTATGAAGACCATCAGGACTCACGAGGTTGACGAGCGGGGAGAGGAATGGAGGAACGCTACTTTGATTGCTCACATCGAGCACGATGTTCTATCGACAGTCGAGAACGAGCAGATCCTGCGGCATATTCAGTTAGGCTAG
- the LOC125201042 gene encoding laccase-22-like codes for MAKLGVALALTLLTLFSSSSYVESRIRHYKFRVERKNMTRLCASKPIIVVNGKFPGPTLYAREDDTVIVRVVNHVTDNVTIHWHGVRQLRTGWADGPAYITQCPIQTGQSYVYNFTLTGQRGTLLWHAHINWQRATVHGAIVILPRLGIPYPFPKPHKEEIIILGEWWKSDVEDVINQAMQAGLPPNVSDAHTINGLPGPSPNCSSSGYTLHVETGKTYLLRIVSAAVNEELFFKIAGHRLTVVEVDAAYTKPFATDTIFIGPGQTTTALLTADQPIGKYVIAISPFMDTIVPTDNQVATAALRYSGAAALSGAGAAVAVPARNATPVTTAFEDGLRSLNSPEYPAAVPAGAGADHSLLLAVGVGVNPCASCVNGTRVVAAVNNVSFVMPATALLQAHYYNVSGVYTADFPAAPVTPWNYTGVAAPANMATATGTRVYRVGYNSTVQIVVQGTAVIAPESHPMHLHGFNFYVVGKGIGNYDAVNDPKRFNLVDPVERNTISVPTGGWTAIRFRADNPGMWFLHCHLEVHTTWGLKMAILVENGKGPNESILPPPKDLPKC; via the exons ATGGCAAAACTTGGTGTGGCTTTAGCTCTCACACTTCTCACCCTCTTCTCCTCTTCCTCGTATGTCGAATCGAGAATCCGACACTATAAGTTTAGG GTGGAGAGGAAGAACATGACGAGGCTATGCGCGAGCAAGCCCATCATCGTTGTGAACGGAAAATTCCCGGGTCCCACTCTCTATGCTAGGGAAGATGATACAGTCATTGTTAGGGTTGTGAACCATGTCACAGACAATGTCACAATACACTg GCACGGCGTTAGGCAGCTCCGGACTGGGTGGGCCGATGGGCCGGCTTATATCACGCAATGCCCAATTCAGACGGGTCAGAGCTAtgtttacaattttacccTCACGGGCCAGAGAGGGACTTTGCTTTGGCATGCACATATCAATTGGCAGAGAGCCACTGTGCATGGCGCAATTGTCATTCTGCCGAGGCTCGGGATTCCTTATCCATTTCCCAAGCCTCATAAAGAAGAGATCATCATATTAG GAGAATGGTGGAAGTCGGATGTAGAAGATGTGATCAACCAAGCTATGCAAGCCGGGCTACCGCCTAATGTGTCCGATGCACACACCATTAACGGCCTTCCCGGCCCTTCTCCAAATTGCTCTTCTTCAG GGTACACCCTCCACGTGGAGACCGGAAAAACATATCTCCTCCGAATAGTCAGCGCCGCGGTCAACGAAGAGCTCTTCTTCAAAATCGCCGGCCACCGCCTCACCGTCGTCGAAGTCGACGCCGCCTACACGAAGCCCTTCGCAACCGACACCATATTCATCGGGCCGGGCCAGACCACCACGGCCCTCCTCACCGCCGACCAGCCCATCGGCAAATACGTCATCGCCATCTCCCCCTTCATGGACACCATCGTCCCCACCGACAACCAGGTCGCCACCGCCGCCCTCCGCTACTCCGGCGCCGCCGCTCTCTCCGGCGCCGgcgccgccgtcgccgtccCCGCCCGGAACGCCACCCCGGTCACGACCGCCTTCGAGGACGGCCTCCGCAGCCTCAACTCGCCGGAGTACCCCGCCGCCGTGCccgccggcgccggcgccgATCACTCGCTCCTCCTCGCCGTCGGCGTCGGGGTGAACCCGTGCGCGTCGTGCGTCAACGGGACCCGGGTGGTGGCGGCCGTCAACAACGTCAGCTTCGTGATGCCGGCCACCGCGCTGCTGCAGGCGCACTACTACAACGTGAGCGGCGTCTACACGGCGGACTTTCCGGCGGCGCCGGTGACGCCGTGGAACTACACCGGGGTGGCGGCGCCGGCGAACATGGCGACGGCGACGGGGACGAGGGTGTACCGGGTCGGGTATAACTCGACGGTGCAGATCGTGGTGCAGGGGACGGCCGTGATCGCGCCGGAGAGCCATCCGATGCATCTGCACGGATTCAATTTCTATGTGGTGGGGAAAGGGATTGGGAATTATGATGCGGTGAATGATCCAAAGAGGTTTAATCTTGTGGACCCGGTTGAGAGGAATACTATTAGTGTGCCTACCGGTGGATGGACCGCGATACGGTTCCGAGCTGATAATCCTG GAATGTGGTTTTTGCATTGTCATTTGGAAGTGCACACAACATGGGGGCTTAAGATGGCAATTTTGgtggaaaatggaaaaggCCCAAATGAGTCAATCTTGCCTCCTCCAAAAGATCTTCCAAAATGTTGA